AACCGCCGCTGGCGAAAACCAAGGCGTGGGTGACCACCACGTGCCCTACCTGTCGCGGCCCGGCTCAGCGCGAAACCAACACGATGCCGCAGTGGGCCGGCTCATGCTGGTACTACCTGCGTTACCTGGATCCGCGCAACGCTCAACGCGCGTGGGATCCATCGAAGGAGCAGTCTTGGATGCCGGTGGATCTCTACATCGGGGGGGCCGAGCATGCGGTGCTGCATTTGCTCTACGCGCGGTTTTGGCACAAGGCGCTGTACGATCTCGCACTCGTTTCCACGTCGGAGCCGTTTCAGCGGTTGGTGAATCAGGGATTGATCCTCGGCGAGGACAACGAGAAAATGTCCAAATCGCGCGGCAATGTCGTCAACCCCGATGAGGTCATTGCCGCCCACGGGGCGGATGCGTTTCGGCTCTACGAGATGTTCCTGGGGCCGCTGGAAGCGGTCAAGCCCTGGAGCACGCGCAGCATCGAGGGCATTGACCGGTTCCTGAATCGTGTGTGGCGCCTCGGCGACATGATTGCTCAGGGCTCAGGGCTCAGGGCTCAGGGTGAACGCCCATCCACGCAGGATAAAGAATTTGAGCGAAAACGCCACGAGACGATCAAACACGTCACAGAGGATATCGAGCAGTTGCGGTTCAATACCGCGATTTCGTCCATGATGGTTTTTTCAAACCTCATTGCTGACGCGCTCGAGCGGCCCCGAGCCCCGAGCCCCGAACCCCGAGCCATCCGTCAGGCATTTGAGACGCTGGTCTTGTTGCTCTCACCCTTTGCCCCGCATCTATGCGAGGAGCTCTGGCAGCGACTCGGCGAAAGCCGAGGAGTCCCGAGCGCAGTCGAGGGACGGCTGGGCCATGCGAAGAGCCTGGCGTATGAACCGTGGCCATCGTTTAATGCGGCCGCCCTGCAGACGGCCGAAGTCACGCTGGTCGTGCAGGTCAACGGCAAGGTGCGCGGGCGCATCACGGTCGCCTCCGATGCCAGCGAGGAGGCCGTGAAGGCCGCGGCCCTGGCCAATGACCAGGTCAAAAAATTCGTCGACGGCCAACCCGTGAAGCAATTCATCATCATCCCGAAACGCTTGGTGAATATTGTCCTCTGAACGGGTCTCCTTCACGCTGGGTGTGGTCGGTCTTGCGGCCACCGCATGGCTGAGCCTGGTCGCGTGGCTGAGGATAGCGCCTCCCGCGCGGCCGGGCGCTGCGATGGCGCCTGTGCCGGCGGCGTCATGGGACCTTGCGCTTTCGCGCGCACGGCGGATTGACATCAATGCGGCGAGTGGTGCAGAATTAGAGCGGTTGCCTGGTGTCGGGCCTGCGCTGGCCTCGCGCATCATCGCGTACCGCCAATCGGCCGGGCCGTTTGCAACGGCGGAGGGGTTGCGCGAGGTGCCAGGGATCGGCCCGAAAACGTTTGAGGCGCTTCGCGACTACGTGAGCGTTGATGGGTAATTTGGGATTATCTGAGCTGCTCGTGATTTTTGCGATCGCGCTGCTCGTCATCGGCCCGAAGCGGCTGCCCGAGGTGGCCCGGGGGTTGGGCAAGGCGGTGCGGGCGTTTCAAGAGGCGCTCAAAGGCCCCTCGAGCGGTTCAAAGGATTGACAGCGCGCCCGCTCATCAGGTAAGGTTTGTTCGAAGCCATGAACCCAGAACTTCGCAGCCGTCTCGCGTCGGCCGCGAACGATGCACAAACGCGCGAGGTCATCACGTTTTTCTTCCGCGACCATCCGCAGGGAGCGTCCTTCGATGGGCTCAAGGAGATGCTCTTTCTTCATGACGCCTTCGAAGAAACGCAGATGACCGAGCTCGTTGACCAAGGCATTCTCATCTTCGACGGCAAACGCTACAAACTCGCACCCACCGCCCGCCAAATTCTCGACCGCGACGCGACCATCCTCATGGATGAGTTCCTCCGTGAGTGAGTAAACCTCCTCCACCGCGCTAACATCCATTGACGGTTGAACCGTTATATGATAGATTTTCTAGTAGATAGAAATACAGGAGATAGGCCATGGCGCGGGCGATTGTGAAGGTCCAGAAGAATAAGAATATTACACTGCCGATGTGGCTGATCAGCCGGTTTCACGTCCAGATCGGCGATTTTGTTCGCTTGGAAGAGACGAAGGACGGCGTGCTCATGAAACCGGCCAAATTGATCGATCCCTCCCAAGCGTACTTTTGGTCGAAGGAGTGGCAGGCGGGCGAGCGAGAAGCCGAGGAGGACGTCCGCAAAGGCCGCGTGAAAGGTTTTAAGAGCGTCAAGGACCTCATGACTGATCTGCATCGGTGATGCAGGTCTTTCGCACGGAACGCTTCAAGAAAGATTTCAAACGCCTTCCACGCGAGATTCAAGCACGACTCCCCGATGTCCTCGAACGCTTCGTCGACAATCCGCGTCATCCATCGCTCCAGACGAAGAAAATGGAAGGGGTTCGTGATATCTGGGAACTCCGTGTGACACAAAGCTATCGCATCACGTTTCAATTCGTTCTCGAGGGCGTCCTTTTGCGTCGCGTGGGCACACACGATGTGCTACGTCAGCCATGAGTGAGACGTCTCGCTACTGATGACGCGGACCTTCACGATTTCTTCTTCAGCGAGCCTCAAGTTTCACCTCGACTTGGAGCAGGATCTCAACAACGCCCAGCGCGCCGCGGTGACCTGCGGCGAGGGGCCGAAGCTCGTCATCGCGGGCGCCGGCTCGGGCAAGACCCGCACGATCACCTATCGGGTGGCCTTCCTCATCGCCAAGGGAATCCACCCCAGCCAGATCCTCTTGGCCACCTTTACCAATAAGGCCGCGCGGGAAATGCTCAGCCGCGTCGAACAATTGACCGGCGGCGACGCCAGCGGCCTGTGGGGTGGGACATTCCACGCCATCGGCAATCGGCTGCTGCGCCAGCACGGGACGCTGGTGGGGCTGCAGCCGAACTATTCCATTCTGGATGAGGAAGATCAGCGGGACTTGATCAAAGTCTGCATCACCGAGGCCAAGGTGAAGGTTGAAGAGAAACGGTTTCCAGCGCCGTCGCTCATCGGGGATCTGATCAGCATGGCGTTCAACCTGCAGAAACCTCTGGCGGCTGTCATCGAGGCCCGCGCGCCGCATTTTGGCCTGTGGGCGCCGGAGCTTGAGCAGGTGGCCGCGCGCTATGAGGCGAAGAAGCGGTCGACGAATGCGCTGGATTACGACGATCTGCTAAAGTTTTGGCTGAAGCTGCTGGAGACCAAGCCTGAGATGGCGGAGCGGCTGAGTCGGCAGTTTCGCCACATCCTCGTCGATGAGTATCAAGATACGAATGTGGTCCAAGCGCAGATCGTCGAACGTCTGGCCCAGCGCAATGGCCGCAATCTCATGGTCGTCGGAGACGATGCGCAGAGTATTTACCAGTTCCGCGGGGCCAACTATGACAACATCCTCAAGTTTCCCGAACGCAACCCCGGCACGGAGATCTTCAAGCTGGAAACCAACTACCGCTCCACCCCGGAAATCCTCGAGTTCACCAACGCGAGCATCCTGCATAACCAGCACCAGCACCGCAAGACCTTGGTCGCGCAGCGCGACCGGGGCCGCCTGCCGGTCGTGGTCCCCGCGAACGACATGTATCAGGAAGCGGCGTTTGTCGCCGAGCGGATTTTACAATTGCGCGACGACGGCATTCCCTTGGAGGAGATGGCCGTGCTCTACCGGGCGCACGCGCACTCCTCGATGCTGCAGGCCGAGCTGATCAAGCGCAACATCCCCTACGACGTGCGCTCCGGGGTGCGGTTTTTCGAGCAAGCGCACATTAAAGATGTGGTGGCGTATCTGAAGGTGCTCGACAATCCGCATGATGAGATCGCCTGGCGGCGGCTGTGGCTCATGCTGCCGAGAGTCGGCCATGTGACGGCCGCACGGCTCTGGGAGGCGATTGCCAGCGCCGTGAATCCATTCGATGCCGCGCTGACCGAGGCGGTGGCTCGCACGCTGCCGCCGGCCGCCCAGGCCTACTACAAACGATTTCAGCACGACCTGCGACGGCTCTCGGCGTCCCGCGAGGATGTCTCGCCGCAGGAGCTGATCCGGGCGGTCATGGAGAGCGGCTATGCGGATTATCTGCGCGCGAAGTACGACGCGTTTCAATCAAGGCTGGAAGATCTGCAGCAGCTTGCGGTCTTTGCGCGGCCGTATCGCAGCCTGCGCAGCCTGCTCTCGGAGCTGGTGTTGCTCGGCGAGCTGTACGGCCAAGAGGTTGGTCCGGGTTCGGCCGAGACCGAACGGCTCATCCTCAGCTCGGTGCATCAAGCCAAAGGATTGGAGTGGCGCGTGGTCTTCGTCATCCGGATGTGCGAGGGCAGCTTTCCGTCGGAGATGGCGTTGCGCGAAGAGCGCGGGGAAGAGGAAGAGCGGCGGATTTTTTACGTGGCCACGACCCGTGCCAAAGATGAGCTG
The Candidatus Omnitrophota bacterium genome window above contains:
- a CDS encoding ATP-dependent helicase, translated to MTRTFTISSSASLKFHLDLEQDLNNAQRAAVTCGEGPKLVIAGAGSGKTRTITYRVAFLIAKGIHPSQILLATFTNKAAREMLSRVEQLTGGDASGLWGGTFHAIGNRLLRQHGTLVGLQPNYSILDEEDQRDLIKVCITEAKVKVEEKRFPAPSLIGDLISMAFNLQKPLAAVIEARAPHFGLWAPELEQVAARYEAKKRSTNALDYDDLLKFWLKLLETKPEMAERLSRQFRHILVDEYQDTNVVQAQIVERLAQRNGRNLMVVGDDAQSIYQFRGANYDNILKFPERNPGTEIFKLETNYRSTPEILEFTNASILHNQHQHRKTLVAQRDRGRLPVVVPANDMYQEAAFVAERILQLRDDGIPLEEMAVLYRAHAHSSMLQAELIKRNIPYDVRSGVRFFEQAHIKDVVAYLKVLDNPHDEIAWRRLWLMLPRVGHVTAARLWEAIASAVNPFDAALTEAVARTLPPAAQAYYKRFQHDLRRLSASREDVSPQELIRAVMESGYADYLRAKYDAFQSRLEDLQQLAVFARPYRSLRSLLSELVLLGELYGQEVGPGSAETERLILSSVHQAKGLEWRVVFVIRMCEGSFPSEMALREERGEEEERRIFYVATTRAKDELYITHPLIDLSPRGNSQLLLQPSRFLREIRFTLYEQGQIDQTVDIRYHQSDADDI
- a CDS encoding type II toxin-antitoxin system RelE/ParE family toxin; amino-acid sequence: MQVFRTERFKKDFKRLPREIQARLPDVLERFVDNPRHPSLQTKKMEGVRDIWELRVTQSYRITFQFVLEGVLLRRVGTHDVLRQP
- a CDS encoding helix-hairpin-helix domain-containing protein, which translates into the protein MAPVPAASWDLALSRARRIDINAASGAELERLPGVGPALASRIIAYRQSAGPFATAEGLREVPGIGPKTFEALRDYVSVDG
- a CDS encoding twin-arginine translocase TatA/TatE family subunit, which translates into the protein MGNLGLSELLVIFAIALLVIGPKRLPEVARGLGKAVRAFQEALKGPSSGSKD